A stretch of the Mycolicibacterium celeriflavum genome encodes the following:
- a CDS encoding phosphatase PAP2 family protein → MSAIDQQSLVLTQTAVPAPKRSRWLRIVRWIAIGVWAAVIIYRTATDGFAFNRELVLLYVCTGLAAASIGQGRRMLYIIRDWLPFAVVLIAYDLSRGAADMIGRPTLWEWPVDVDRWLFLGTVPTVWLQEQLKLPHPPWWEVVLSCVYMSFFILPYAVAGVLWLRDREEWKAFVRLFVGLSFAGLAIYALLPAAPPWAAARCTPADIADGPANPRCMFRSPRGVPDGGLLGAMDATRDGAHDWVERIVGRGWGKLNLHSATALLDQGQASVNLVAAIPSLHAAMTAAVAMFLWSRVHRGWRPLLVIYPLVMAFTLVYTAEHYVIDILLGWALAVAMIVALNRYQAWRARKRANARADAPTHELETADDRSCAESLDESREDTESREDTVVPSLRVGD, encoded by the coding sequence GTGTCCGCCATTGACCAGCAGTCACTTGTGCTGACACAAACGGCTGTTCCCGCTCCCAAGCGCAGTCGGTGGCTCCGGATCGTGCGGTGGATCGCGATCGGGGTCTGGGCCGCGGTCATCATCTATCGCACGGCAACCGATGGCTTCGCGTTCAACCGCGAGTTGGTGCTGCTCTACGTCTGTACGGGGTTGGCGGCCGCGAGCATCGGTCAGGGGCGCCGCATGCTGTACATCATTCGCGACTGGCTGCCGTTCGCGGTGGTGCTCATCGCCTACGACCTCAGCAGGGGCGCGGCGGACATGATCGGCCGGCCAACGCTGTGGGAGTGGCCCGTTGACGTGGACCGGTGGCTGTTCTTGGGGACGGTGCCGACCGTGTGGCTACAGGAGCAGCTGAAGCTTCCGCATCCGCCCTGGTGGGAAGTCGTTCTCAGCTGTGTCTACATGTCGTTCTTCATCCTGCCCTACGCGGTGGCCGGCGTGCTGTGGCTGCGCGACCGCGAGGAATGGAAAGCCTTCGTCCGGTTGTTCGTCGGGCTGTCGTTCGCGGGATTGGCGATCTACGCACTGCTTCCGGCCGCACCGCCATGGGCCGCCGCGCGCTGTACCCCGGCCGACATCGCTGACGGCCCTGCCAATCCGCGGTGCATGTTCCGGTCGCCCCGCGGCGTGCCCGACGGGGGTCTGCTCGGCGCCATGGACGCCACGCGGGACGGGGCCCACGACTGGGTCGAGCGAATCGTCGGACGGGGTTGGGGCAAGCTGAACCTCCACTCCGCCACAGCACTGCTCGACCAAGGTCAGGCCAGCGTCAACCTCGTCGCCGCCATTCCGTCGCTACACGCCGCCATGACCGCCGCCGTCGCCATGTTCCTGTGGAGCCGGGTGCACCGGGGCTGGCGACCGCTGCTGGTGATCTACCCGCTGGTCATGGCTTTCACGCTGGTGTATACCGCCGAGCACTACGTCATCGACATCCTGCTGGGCTGGGCGTTGGCCGTGGCCATGATCGTCGCGCTCAACCGATATCAGGCGTGGCGAGCGCGAAAACGCGCCAACGCCCGCGCCGATGCGCCTACACACGAGCTGGAGACTGCGGACGACCGCAGTTGTGCGGAATCACTCGACGAGTCGCGTGAAGACACCGAGTCGCGTGAAGACACCGTCGTCCCCAGCCTGCGCGTCGGTGACTGA
- a CDS encoding deoxyribonuclease IV yields the protein MLIGSHVHGDDPLADAAADGADVVQFFLGNPQSWKKPKPREDADALKASSMPLYVHAPYLINVASANNRVRIPSRKILQDTCDAAADVGATAVIVHGGHADDKDYDAGFERWVKALDYLETDVPVYLENTAGGDHAMARHFDVIGRLWDHIGDKGIGFCLDTCHAWAAGEQLIDAVERIKALTGRIDLVHCNDSRDAAGSGADRHANFGTGQIDPQLLVAVVKAADAPVICETSDAGRKDDIAFLREHCG from the coding sequence GTGCTTATCGGTTCGCATGTTCACGGAGACGACCCCCTGGCCGACGCCGCGGCCGACGGCGCCGACGTGGTGCAGTTCTTCCTCGGCAACCCGCAGAGCTGGAAGAAGCCCAAGCCCCGCGAGGACGCCGACGCGCTGAAGGCGTCGAGTATGCCGCTCTACGTGCACGCGCCGTACCTGATCAACGTCGCGTCGGCCAACAACCGGGTGCGCATCCCTTCGCGCAAGATCCTGCAAGACACCTGCGACGCGGCGGCCGACGTCGGCGCGACGGCGGTCATCGTGCACGGCGGCCATGCCGACGACAAGGACTACGACGCCGGCTTCGAGCGCTGGGTCAAAGCACTCGACTACCTCGAGACCGACGTGCCCGTATACCTGGAGAACACCGCGGGCGGCGACCATGCGATGGCCCGACACTTCGACGTCATCGGCCGGTTGTGGGACCACATCGGCGACAAGGGCATCGGGTTCTGTCTGGACACCTGCCACGCCTGGGCCGCGGGCGAGCAGCTGATCGATGCCGTCGAGCGCATCAAGGCGCTGACCGGGCGCATCGACCTGGTGCATTGCAACGACTCGCGCGACGCGGCCGGCTCAGGCGCCGACCGGCACGCCAACTTCGGTACCGGTCAGATCGACCCGCAACTACTGGTGGCGGTGGTGAAAGCGGCCGACGCGCCGGTGATCTGCGAGACCTCCGACGCGGGCCGCAAGGACGACATCGCATTCCTCCGCGAGCACTGCGGCTGA
- a CDS encoding maleylpyruvate isomerase family mycothiol-dependent enzyme, with product MSLGSAAGLPDMPNDVWPLVHAERRALIADLETLDEAQWVQPSLCDGWSVHDVAAHMVDVATTTRLGFVAAMAKARFDFDRQNAHGIERARGASPQQTLQRLREAAARTSTPPAPLDTRIVEEVLHGEDIRRPLGFTREYPMEAVVRALRHQARMSASFGGAKDLVKRIRIVATDADVALGSGSQVRGPALALLLAISGRRVALDELDGPGVAEWWVAPR from the coding sequence ATGAGTCTCGGCAGCGCGGCGGGTCTACCCGACATGCCCAACGATGTGTGGCCACTCGTGCATGCGGAGCGACGAGCGTTGATCGCCGACCTCGAAACCCTCGACGAAGCCCAGTGGGTGCAGCCGTCGCTGTGTGACGGGTGGAGTGTGCACGACGTGGCCGCGCACATGGTCGACGTGGCGACGACGACGCGGCTGGGCTTCGTCGCCGCGATGGCGAAGGCGCGCTTCGACTTCGACAGGCAGAACGCGCACGGTATCGAGCGGGCGCGCGGCGCCTCACCGCAGCAGACGTTGCAGCGGTTGCGGGAGGCGGCAGCGCGGACGTCGACCCCGCCCGCGCCGCTCGACACCCGCATCGTCGAGGAGGTTCTCCACGGTGAGGACATCCGTCGGCCGCTGGGGTTCACCCGCGAGTATCCGATGGAAGCGGTCGTCCGCGCGCTGCGTCACCAGGCCCGCATGTCGGCGTCGTTCGGCGGGGCCAAGGACCTCGTCAAGCGCATCCGCATCGTCGCGACCGACGCGGACGTCGCGCTCGGATCAGGTTCGCAGGTCCGTGGACCGGCACTCGCGCTGCTGCTTGCCATCTCGGGACGTCGCGTCGCGTTGGACGAACTCGACGGCCCCGGCGTCGCCGAGTGGTGGGTTGCGCCCCGCTGA
- a CDS encoding cupredoxin domain-containing protein, with protein sequence MTRHVATLLLSAVLTGSVLIACGGDDSSAPTNTGGQSPAAEAPYTPSPTTPKPAGTEIVITDYTFAVPPSVKPGERITIVNKADGAHSVTADQGNLFDVRVSGGGGTSTMLAPAQPGSYAFHCKYHANMAGTLTVQ encoded by the coding sequence ATGACGCGACATGTGGCGACGCTGCTTCTGTCGGCCGTGCTCACCGGGAGCGTGCTGATCGCATGCGGCGGCGACGACTCGTCGGCGCCGACGAACACGGGTGGGCAGTCGCCGGCAGCCGAGGCGCCGTATACACCGAGTCCGACCACCCCCAAGCCGGCGGGTACGGAGATAGTGATCACCGACTACACCTTCGCGGTGCCGCCCTCGGTCAAGCCGGGCGAGCGGATCACCATAGTCAACAAGGCCGACGGGGCCCACTCCGTGACGGCCGACCAAGGCAATCTGTTCGACGTTCGGGTCTCCGGCGGCGGCGGCACATCGACGATGCTCGCTCCTGCCCAACCCGGGTCCTACGCATTTCACTGCAAATACCACGCCAACATGGCGGGAACATTGACCGTCCAGTGA
- a CDS encoding DNA-directed RNA polymerase subunit beta', with translation MLDVNFFDELRIGLATADDIRQWSYGEVKKPETINYRTLKPEKDGLFCEKIFGPTRDWECYCGKYKRVRFKGIICERCGVEVTRAKVRRERMGHIELAAPVTHIWYFKGVPSRLGYLLDLAPKDLEKIIYFAAYVITAVDDEMRHNELSTLEAEMVVERKAVEDQRDLDLAERSQKLEADLAELEKEGAKSDVRRKVRDGGEREMRQIRDRAQRELDRLEEIWNTFTKLAPKQLIVDEVLYRELQDRYGEYFIGAMGAEAIKKLIENFDIEAEAEELREVIRSGKGQKKLRALKRLKVVAAFQQSSNSPMGMVLDAVPVIPPELRPMVQLDGGRFATSDLNDLYRRVINRNNRLKRLIDLGAPEIIVNNEKRMLQESVDALFDNGRRGRPVTGPGNRPLKSLSDLLKGKQGRFRQNLLGKRVDYSGRSVIVVGPQLKLHQCGLPKLMALELFKPFVMKRLVDLNHAQNIKSAKRMVERQRPQVWDVLEEVIAEHPVLLNRAPTLHRLGIQAFEPQLVEGKAIQLHPLVCEAFNADFDGDQMAVHLPLSAEAQAEARILMLSSNNILSPASGRPLAMPRLDMVTGLYYLTTMIDGDPGEFTPAAKDRPETGVYSSPAEAIMAMDRGALSVRAKIRVRLTQLRPSADIEASTFPDGWKPGDAWTAETTLGRVLFNELLPQGYPFVNEQMHKKVQARIVNDLAERYPMIVVAQTVDKLKDAGFYWATRSGVTVSMADVLVPPQKQEILDRYEKEADQIEKKYQRGALNHDERNDALVKIWQDATEEVGEALRAHYPKDNPIITIVDSGATGNFTQTRTLAGMKGLVTNPKGEFIPRPIKSSFREGLTVLEYFINTHGARKGLADTALRTADSGYLTRRLVDVSQDVIVRETDCETERGITVTLAELQGDTLVRDQHIETSAYARTLATDAVDAKGNVVVERGHDLGDPAIEALLAAGITEVKVRSVLTCATGTGVCAMCYGRSMATGKLVDIGEAVGIVAAQSIGEPGTQLTMRTFHQGGVGEDITGGLPRVQELFEARIPRNKAPIADVTGRVQLEEGERFYKITIIPDDGGEEVVYDKLSRRQRLKVFKHDDGTERLLTDGDHVEVGQQLMEGAADPHEVLRVQGPREVQIHLVKEVQEVYRAQGVSIHDKHIEVIVRQMLRRVTIIDSGATEFLPGSLTERGEFETENRRVVAEGGEPAAGRPVLMGITKASLATDSWLSAASFQETTRVLTDAAINCRSDKLQGLKENVIIGKLIPAGTGINRYRNIQVQPTEEARAAAYTIPSYEDQYYSPDFGQATGAAVPLDDYGYSDYR, from the coding sequence GTGCTAGACGTCAACTTCTTCGATGAGCTCCGGATCGGTCTCGCCACCGCCGACGACATTCGTCAGTGGTCCTACGGCGAGGTCAAGAAGCCGGAGACCATCAACTACCGCACGCTGAAGCCTGAGAAGGACGGCCTGTTCTGCGAGAAGATCTTCGGACCGACTCGCGACTGGGAGTGCTACTGCGGCAAGTACAAGCGCGTCCGCTTCAAGGGCATCATCTGTGAGCGCTGCGGCGTCGAGGTGACCCGCGCCAAGGTGCGCCGCGAGCGGATGGGCCACATCGAGCTGGCCGCGCCCGTCACGCACATCTGGTACTTCAAGGGTGTGCCGTCGCGGCTGGGCTATCTGCTCGACCTGGCGCCGAAGGATCTCGAGAAGATCATCTACTTCGCCGCCTACGTCATCACCGCGGTCGACGACGAGATGCGCCACAACGAGCTGTCCACGCTGGAGGCCGAGATGGTCGTCGAGCGCAAGGCCGTCGAGGATCAGCGCGATCTCGACCTGGCCGAGCGGTCGCAGAAGCTCGAGGCCGACCTGGCGGAGCTGGAGAAGGAAGGCGCCAAGAGCGACGTGCGCCGCAAGGTGCGCGACGGCGGCGAGCGTGAGATGCGCCAGATCCGCGACCGGGCCCAGCGTGAGCTGGACCGGCTCGAGGAGATCTGGAACACCTTCACCAAGCTGGCGCCCAAGCAGCTCATTGTCGACGAGGTGCTCTACCGCGAACTGCAGGACCGCTACGGCGAGTACTTCATCGGCGCGATGGGTGCCGAGGCGATCAAGAAGCTCATCGAGAACTTCGATATCGAGGCCGAGGCCGAAGAGCTGCGCGAGGTCATCCGAAGCGGCAAGGGGCAGAAGAAGCTTCGCGCGCTGAAGCGGCTCAAGGTGGTCGCGGCGTTCCAGCAGTCGTCCAACTCGCCGATGGGCATGGTGCTCGACGCGGTTCCGGTGATCCCGCCGGAGCTGCGGCCGATGGTGCAGCTCGACGGTGGCCGGTTCGCCACGTCGGACCTCAACGACCTGTACCGCCGCGTGATCAACCGCAACAACCGGCTCAAGAGGCTGATCGACCTCGGCGCGCCCGAGATCATCGTCAACAACGAGAAGCGCATGCTTCAGGAGTCGGTGGACGCGCTGTTCGACAACGGCCGCCGCGGCCGCCCGGTCACCGGGCCGGGCAACCGTCCGCTGAAGTCGCTGTCGGACCTGTTGAAGGGCAAGCAGGGCCGGTTCCGCCAGAACCTGCTCGGTAAGCGTGTCGACTACTCGGGCCGTTCGGTCATCGTGGTCGGCCCGCAGCTCAAGCTGCACCAGTGCGGTCTGCCGAAGCTGATGGCGCTCGAGCTGTTCAAGCCGTTCGTGATGAAGCGTCTGGTGGATCTCAACCACGCGCAGAACATCAAGAGCGCCAAGCGGATGGTCGAGCGTCAGCGCCCGCAGGTGTGGGACGTCCTCGAAGAGGTCATCGCCGAGCATCCGGTGCTGCTGAACCGCGCACCGACCCTGCACCGCCTCGGCATCCAGGCCTTCGAGCCGCAGCTGGTGGAGGGCAAGGCCATTCAGCTGCACCCGCTGGTCTGCGAGGCGTTCAACGCCGACTTCGACGGTGACCAGATGGCCGTGCACCTGCCGCTGTCGGCAGAGGCGCAGGCCGAGGCTCGCATCCTGATGCTGTCGTCGAACAACATCCTGTCGCCGGCGTCGGGCCGGCCGCTGGCCATGCCGCGTCTGGACATGGTGACCGGCCTGTACTACCTGACGACGATGATCGACGGGGACCCCGGCGAATTCACGCCTGCGGCCAAGGATCGACCGGAGACCGGCGTGTACAGCTCGCCGGCCGAGGCGATCATGGCGATGGACCGCGGCGCGCTGTCGGTGCGGGCCAAGATCCGGGTGCGGCTGACGCAGCTGCGTCCGTCCGCCGACATCGAGGCCTCGACGTTCCCGGACGGTTGGAAGCCGGGCGACGCCTGGACCGCGGAGACCACGTTGGGCCGGGTGCTCTTCAACGAGCTTCTGCCGCAGGGCTATCCGTTCGTCAACGAGCAGATGCACAAGAAGGTCCAGGCGCGGATCGTCAACGATCTCGCCGAGCGCTACCCGATGATCGTGGTCGCGCAGACCGTGGACAAGCTCAAGGACGCCGGCTTCTACTGGGCCACCCGTTCGGGTGTCACCGTGTCGATGGCCGACGTGCTGGTGCCGCCGCAGAAGCAGGAGATCCTGGACCGCTACGAGAAGGAAGCGGACCAGATCGAGAAGAAGTACCAGCGTGGTGCGCTCAACCACGACGAGCGCAACGACGCCCTGGTCAAGATCTGGCAGGACGCCACCGAAGAGGTCGGCGAGGCCCTGCGGGCGCACTACCCGAAGGACAACCCGATCATCACGATCGTCGATTCGGGTGCCACGGGTAACTTCACGCAGACCAGGACACTGGCCGGCATGAAGGGTCTGGTGACCAACCCGAAGGGTGAGTTCATCCCGCGTCCGATCAAGTCCTCGTTCCGCGAGGGCCTGACGGTGCTGGAGTACTTCATCAACACCCACGGCGCCCGAAAGGGTCTGGCGGACACCGCACTTCGTACCGCCGACTCGGGCTACCTGACCCGTCGTCTGGTCGACGTGAGCCAGGACGTCATCGTGCGCGAGACCGACTGCGAGACCGAGCGCGGCATCACCGTCACGCTGGCCGAATTGCAGGGTGACACCCTGGTGCGCGATCAGCACATCGAGACGTCGGCCTACGCGCGGACGCTGGCCACCGACGCCGTCGACGCCAAGGGCAACGTGGTCGTCGAGCGCGGCCACGACCTGGGCGACCCGGCGATCGAGGCGCTGCTGGCCGCCGGCATCACCGAGGTGAAGGTCCGCTCCGTGCTGACCTGCGCGACGGGCACCGGCGTGTGTGCGATGTGCTACGGCCGTTCGATGGCGACGGGCAAGCTCGTCGACATCGGCGAGGCGGTCGGCATCGTCGCCGCGCAGTCCATCGGCGAGCCCGGTACGCAGCTGACCATGCGCACGTTTCACCAGGGCGGCGTGGGTGAGGACATCACCGGTGGTCTGCCCCGCGTGCAGGAACTGTTCGAGGCCCGTATCCCGCGGAACAAGGCGCCGATCGCCGACGTCACCGGCCGGGTGCAGCTCGAAGAGGGCGAGCGCTTCTACAAGATCACCATCATTCCCGACGATGGTGGCGAGGAAGTGGTGTACGACAAGCTGTCTCGCCGTCAGCGCCTGAAGGTGTTCAAGCACGACGACGGCACCGAGCGCCTGCTCACCGACGGCGACCACGTCGAGGTGGGTCAGCAGCTGATGGAAGGTGCCGCCGACCCGCACGAGGTGCTGCGTGTCCAGGGCCCCCGCGAGGTGCAGATCCACCTCGTCAAGGAGGTCCAGGAGGTCTACCGCGCTCAGGGCGTGTCGATCCACGACAAGCACATCGAGGTCATCGTCCGGCAGATGCTGCGTCGCGTCACGATCATCGACTCGGGTGCGACGGAGTTCCTGCCCGGCTCGCTGACCGAGCGTGGCGAGTTCGAGACCGAGAACCGTCGGGTGGTCGCCGAGGGCGGCGAGCCGGCGGCCGGTCGTCCGGTGCTGATGGGTATCACGAAGGCGTCGCTGGCCACCGATTCGTGGCTGTCGGCGGCGTCGTTCCAGGAGACCACCCGCGTGCTGACGGATGCGGCGATCAACTGCCGCAGCGACAAGCTGCAGGGTCTGAAGGAGAACGTGATCATCGGCAAGCTGATCCCGGCCGGTACGGGTATCAACCGGTACCGCAACATCCAGGTGCAGCCGACCGAAGAAGCCCGCGCTGCGGCGTACACGATCCCGTCCTACGAGGATCAGTACTACAGCCCGGACTTCGGCCAGGCCACCGGCGCCGCGGTGCCGCTGGACGACTACGGCTACAGCGACTACCGCTAG
- the rpoB gene encoding DNA-directed RNA polymerase subunit beta: MLEGCILAGSRPSKTAEATKNSVPGAPNRISFAKLREPLEVPGLLDVQTESFEWLIGSEAWREKAKQRGEESPVGGLEEVLTELSPIEDFSGSMSLSFSDPRFDEVKAPVDECKDKDMTYAAPLFVTAEFINNNTGEIKSQTVFMGDFPMMTEKGTFIINGTERVVVSQLVRSPGVYFDESIDKSTEKMLHSVKVIPGRGAWLEFDVDKRDTVGVRIDRKRRQPVTVLLKALGWTNEQITERFGFSEIMMSTLEKDNTAGTDEALLDIYRKLRPGEPPTKESAQTLLENLFFKEKRYDLARVGRYKVNKKLGITAQPAETTSTTLTEEDVVATIEYLVRLHQGDKTMTVPGGVEVPVEVDDIDHFGNRRLRTVGELIQNQIRVGLSRMERVVRERMTTQDVEAITPQTLINIRPVVAAIKEFFGTSQLSQFMDQNNPLSGLTHKRRLSALGPGGLSRERAGLEVRDVHSSHYGRMCPIETPEGPNIGLIGSLSVYARVNPFGFIETPYRKVKNGVVTDDIEYLTADEEDRHVVAQANSPLDDKGRFAEERVLVRRKGGEVEYVSSAEVDYMDVSPRQMVSVATAMIPFLEHDDANRALMGANMQRQAVPLVRSEAPLVGTGMELRAAIDAGDVVVADKSGVIEEVSADYVTVMADDGTRHTYRMRKFARSNHGTCANQRPIVDAGQRVEAGQVIADGPCTENGEMALGKNLLVAIMPWEGHNYEDAIILSNRLVEEDVLTSIHIEEHEIDARDTKLGAEEITRDIPNVSDEVLADLDERGIVRIGAEVRDGDILVGKVTPKGETELTPEERLLRAIFGEKAREVRDTSLKVPHGESGKVIGIRVFSREDDDELPAGVNELVRVYVAQKRKISDGDKLAGRHGNKGVIGKILAVEDMPFLPDGTPVDIILNTHGVPRRMNIGQILETHLGWVAKSGWKINGSPDWASALPKELLESEPGSIVSTPVFDGAREAELQGLLSATLPNRDGETLVDEDGKAMLFDGRSGEPFPYPVTVGYMYILKLHHLVDDKIHARSTGPYSMITQQPLGGKAQFGGQRFGEMECWAMQAYGAAYTLQELLTIKSDDTVGRVKVYEAIVKGENIPEPGIPESFKVLLKELQSLCLNVEVLSSDGAAIEMRDGDDEDLERAAANLGINLSRNESASVEDLA; the protein is encoded by the coding sequence GTGCTGGAAGGATGCATCTTGGCAGGGTCCCGCCCAAGCAAGACAGCAGAAGCTACTAAAAACTCCGTCCCAGGAGCACCAAACCGAATTTCCTTTGCAAAGCTGCGTGAGCCCCTCGAGGTTCCCGGGCTTCTTGATGTTCAAACCGAGTCCTTCGAATGGCTGATCGGCTCCGAGGCGTGGCGTGAGAAGGCCAAGCAGCGTGGCGAGGAATCGCCCGTGGGCGGCCTCGAAGAGGTTCTCACCGAGCTGAGCCCGATCGAGGACTTCTCGGGCTCGATGTCGCTGTCCTTCTCCGATCCGCGCTTCGACGAGGTCAAGGCGCCGGTCGACGAGTGCAAAGACAAGGACATGACGTACGCGGCCCCGCTGTTCGTCACGGCCGAGTTCATCAACAACAACACCGGCGAGATCAAGAGCCAGACGGTCTTCATGGGCGACTTCCCGATGATGACCGAGAAGGGCACGTTCATCATCAACGGCACCGAGCGTGTCGTGGTGAGCCAGCTGGTCCGCTCGCCGGGCGTCTATTTCGACGAGAGCATCGACAAGTCCACCGAGAAGATGCTGCACAGCGTCAAGGTGATCCCCGGCCGCGGCGCGTGGCTGGAGTTCGACGTCGACAAGCGCGACACCGTCGGTGTTCGTATCGACCGCAAGCGTCGTCAGCCGGTCACCGTGCTGCTCAAGGCGCTGGGCTGGACCAACGAGCAGATCACCGAGCGCTTCGGCTTCTCCGAGATCATGATGTCGACGCTCGAGAAGGACAACACCGCAGGCACCGACGAGGCGCTGCTGGACATCTACCGCAAGCTGCGCCCGGGCGAGCCGCCCACCAAGGAGTCCGCGCAGACCCTGCTGGAGAACCTGTTCTTCAAGGAGAAGCGCTACGACCTGGCCCGCGTGGGCCGCTACAAGGTCAACAAGAAGCTCGGCATCACCGCGCAGCCGGCCGAAACCACGTCGACCACGCTGACCGAAGAGGACGTCGTCGCGACCATCGAGTACCTGGTGCGCCTGCACCAGGGCGACAAGACGATGACCGTTCCTGGTGGCGTCGAGGTCCCGGTCGAAGTCGATGACATCGACCACTTCGGCAACCGTCGCCTGCGCACGGTCGGCGAGCTGATCCAGAACCAGATCCGGGTCGGCCTGTCACGCATGGAGCGCGTCGTGCGTGAGCGCATGACGACCCAGGACGTCGAGGCGATCACGCCGCAGACCCTGATCAACATCCGCCCGGTCGTGGCGGCGATCAAGGAGTTCTTCGGCACCAGCCAGCTGTCGCAGTTCATGGACCAGAACAACCCGCTTTCCGGCCTGACCCACAAGCGCCGCCTCTCGGCGCTGGGCCCCGGCGGTCTGTCCCGTGAGCGCGCCGGTCTCGAGGTCCGCGACGTGCACTCCAGCCACTACGGCCGCATGTGCCCGATCGAGACGCCGGAAGGCCCGAACATCGGTCTCATCGGCTCGCTGTCGGTGTACGCGCGGGTCAACCCGTTCGGCTTCATCGAGACGCCGTACCGCAAGGTCAAGAACGGTGTTGTCACCGATGACATCGAGTACCTGACCGCCGACGAGGAGGACCGCCACGTCGTGGCGCAGGCCAACTCGCCGCTGGACGACAAGGGTCGCTTCGCCGAGGAGCGCGTCCTGGTCCGCCGCAAGGGCGGCGAGGTCGAGTACGTGTCGTCGGCCGAGGTCGACTACATGGACGTCTCGCCGCGCCAGATGGTGTCGGTCGCGACGGCGATGATCCCGTTCCTCGAGCACGACGACGCCAACCGCGCGCTGATGGGCGCCAACATGCAGCGCCAGGCGGTTCCGCTGGTGCGCAGCGAGGCGCCGCTGGTGGGCACCGGCATGGAGTTGCGCGCCGCGATCGACGCCGGTGACGTCGTCGTCGCCGACAAGTCCGGCGTGATCGAGGAGGTCTCGGCCGACTACGTCACCGTGATGGCCGACGACGGCACCCGGCACACCTACCGGATGCGGAAGTTCGCCCGTTCCAACCACGGCACCTGCGCCAACCAGCGTCCGATCGTCGACGCCGGCCAGCGTGTCGAGGCGGGGCAGGTCATCGCCGACGGGCCGTGCACCGAGAACGGTGAGATGGCGCTGGGCAAGAACCTGCTCGTGGCGATCATGCCGTGGGAGGGCCACAACTACGAGGACGCGATCATCCTCTCCAACCGCCTGGTGGAGGAGGACGTGCTCACCTCGATTCACATCGAGGAGCACGAGATCGACGCCCGCGACACCAAGCTGGGCGCCGAGGAGATCACCCGGGACATCCCGAACGTCTCCGATGAGGTGCTGGCCGATCTCGACGAGCGCGGCATCGTCCGCATCGGCGCCGAGGTCCGCGACGGTGACATCCTGGTCGGCAAGGTCACGCCGAAGGGCGAGACGGAGCTGACGCCGGAGGAGCGGCTGCTGCGCGCGATCTTCGGTGAGAAGGCTCGCGAGGTTCGCGACACGTCGCTGAAGGTGCCGCACGGTGAGTCCGGCAAGGTCATCGGCATCCGGGTGTTCTCCCGCGAGGACGACGACGAGCTGCCGGCCGGTGTCAACGAGCTGGTCCGCGTCTACGTCGCGCAGAAGCGCAAGATCTCCGACGGCGACAAGCTGGCCGGGCGCCACGGCAACAAGGGCGTCATCGGCAAGATTCTGGCGGTCGAGGACATGCCATTCCTGCCGGACGGCACGCCCGTCGACATCATCCTGAACACCCACGGTGTGCCGCGACGGATGAACATCGGCCAGATCCTGGAGACCCACCTCGGGTGGGTGGCCAAGAGCGGCTGGAAGATCAACGGCTCACCGGACTGGGCGAGTGCGTTGCCGAAGGAGCTGCTGGAGTCGGAGCCGGGAAGCATCGTCTCCACACCGGTGTTCGACGGTGCCCGCGAAGCCGAGCTACAGGGTCTGCTGTCGGCCACGCTGCCCAACCGCGACGGCGAGACGCTCGTCGACGAGGACGGCAAGGCGATGCTGTTCGACGGTCGCAGTGGCGAACCGTTCCCGTATCCGGTGACGGTCGGCTACATGTACATCCTCAAGCTGCACCACCTGGTGGACGACAAGATCCACGCCCGCTCCACCGGCCCGTACTCGATGATCACCCAGCAGCCGCTGGGCGGTAAGGCGCAGTTCGGTGGCCAGCGGTTCGGCGAGATGGAGTGCTGGGCCATGCAGGCCTACGGCGCGGCGTACACGCTGCAGGAGTTGTTGACCATCAAGTCCGACGACACCGTCGGCCGGGTCAAGGTGTACGAGGCGATCGTCAAGGGCGAGAACATCCCCGAGCCGGGCATCCCGGAGTCGTTCAAGGTGCTGCTCAAGGAACTGCAGTCGCTGTGCCTCAACGTCGAGGTGCTGTCGAGTGACGGTGCTGCGATCGAGATGCGTGACGGCGACGACGAGGACCTGGAGCGCGCTGCGGCGAACCTAGGAATCAACTTGTCGCGCAACGAATCTGCCTCCGTAGAAGATCTCGCTTAA